The Malus domestica chromosome 13, GDT2T_hap1 genome includes a window with the following:
- the LOC103424026 gene encoding nucleoside hydrolase 3-like isoform X2 — translation MNNPHLKKNIEHIYVMGGGVRSKNPTGCCPENSTSCVPRQCGDPGNVFTDYTSNPYAEFNFLGDPFAAYQVIHSGIPVTLVPLDATNTIPISQNFFEALEKSQNTYEAQYVFQSLKMACDTWFDKQFYTSYFMWDSFTAGVAVSIMRNNLNNPNGENEFAEMEYMNITVITSNEPYGVTDGSNPFFDGLKVPKFNLDKNGVHSGHVQKGLRDPFCIGENGKGKCRDGYTDEVTGSEAVSVLVATKAKPNQDPQSPLNREFFVSFLEVLNNPKQKGRFNLTTQFPFYKEVTYKPEFGNKKLGKPVVFDMDMSAGDFAALFYLLKVPIQVINLKAIIVSPTGWANAATIDVIYDLLHMMGRDDIPVGLGDVFATNQSDPIFPAVGGCKYQQAIPHGNGGLLDSDTLYGLARDLPRSLRRYTTENSLEHGAPKDTDHPELRQPLALEVCETLVKTLEPGSKITILTNGPLTNLAKMISSKKNTVSLIQDVYIVGGHISSNDKDKGNVFTIPSNEYAEFNMFLDPLAAKAVFESSLNITLIPLGIQREVGSFSKILERMRRKKKTPEALFVRRLLSRLYRLQQLHHRYHHMQTFLGEILGAVLLAGDSRLNQTFQAKPINVYAEGVESRDGQLLIDENQRKLVRVLDSVNPQAYYNLFVDRLSDSNQSAILGSFEEQVKFWRKPPNQTETAA, via the exons ACAAGTAATCCTTATGCTGAGTTCAATTTCCTTGGTGATCCCTTTGCTGCATACCAG GTTATACATTCTGGGATTCCAGTCACCCTTGTTCCTCTGGATGCAACAAACACCATTCCCATTAGTCAAAACTTCTTTGAGGCCCTTGAGAAGAGCCAGAACACATATGAGGCACAATATGTCTTCCAGTCCTTGAAAATGGCTTGTGATACTTGGTTTGACAAACAATTCTACACG AGCTATTTCATGTGGGATTCATTTACAGCTGGTGTGGCGGTATCAATCATGCGAAACAACTTGAATAACCCTAATGGAGAAAATGAATTTGCGGAAATGGAGTATATGAATATAACTGTGATTACTTCAAATGAACCTTATGGAGTAACTGATGGCTCTAATCCTTTCTTTGATGGCCTCAAAGTTCCAAAGTTCAACTTAGACAAAAATGGTGTGCATAGTGGTCATGTTCAAAAGGGACTAAGAGATCCATTTTGCATTGGGGAGAATGGCAAAGGGAAATGCAGG GATGGTTATACAGATGAAGTAACAGGATCAGAGGCTGTGTCTGTGCTTGTTGCTACAAAAGCCAAACCAAATCAGGACCCTCAAAGCCCACTTAACAGAGAATTCTTCGTAAGCTTCCTGGAG GTTCTGAACAACCCCAAACAGAAAGGGAGATTCAATTTAACTACACAATTTCCATTTTACAAGGAAGTGACATATAAACCAGAATTTGGGAACAAAAAACTTGGTAAACCTGTTGTCTTTGACATGGATATGAGTGCTGGAGACTTTGCAGCTCTCTTCTACCTCCTCAAAGTACCTATTCAAGTGATTAATCTCAAG GCAATAATAGTGAGCCCAACAGGCTGGGCAAATGCTGCAACAATAGATGTGATTTATGACTTGCTGCATATGATGGGCCGTGATGACATCCCTGTAGGTCTTGGAGATGTATTTGCTACGAACCAGTCTGATCCAATTTTCCCTGCTGTTGGAGGCTGCAAATACCAACAGGCCATCCCTCATGGCAACGGTGGATTGCTGGACTCAGACACTCTCTACGGCCTTGCTCGTGATTTGCCACGAAGCCTACGAAG GTATACAACAGAAAATTCTTTAGAACACGGAGCCCCGAAGGATACAGATCACCCTGAGCTCAGACAACCACTGGCATTGGAGGTTTGTGAGACTCTGGTGAAAACACTGGAACCCGGATCCAAGATTACCATATTGACCAATGGACCCTTGACCAATTTAGCTAAGATGATCTCGTCCAAAAAGAACACCGTCTCTTTAATACAG GATGTGTATATTGTTGGAGGGCATATCAGCAGCAAtgacaaggacaaaggaaatgtgTTTACTATTCCTTCCAATGAATATGCAGAGTTCAATATGTTTCTTGACCCTTTGGCTGCAAAGGCAGTGTTTGAGTCCTCACTTAACATCACACTCATTCCCCTCGGCATCCAACGCGAAGTTGGTTCGTTTTCCAAAATCTTAGAACGGATGCGCCGGAAGAAGAAGACACCCGAGGCCCTTTTTGTCCGGCGGTTGCTGTCAAGGCTCTACCGGTTGCAGCAATTGCACCATAGATATCATCACATG CAAACTTTCTTGGGGGAAATTCTTGGTGCAGTTCTCCTAGCTGGTGATTCCCGTTTGAATCAAACCTTCCAAGCGAAGCCCATCAATGTTTATGCCGAAGGTGTTGAATCCAGAGATGGACAGCTTTTGATTGACGAAAATCAACGGAAACTGGTCAGGGTATTGGACAGTGTAAATCCTCAGGCCTATTACAATCTTTTTGTAGACCGGCTTAGCGATTCAAACCAGTCAGCTATACTGGGTAGTTTTGAAGAACAAGTAAAATTCTGGCGTAAACCGCCGAATCAAACCGAGACCGCAGCGTAA
- the LOC103424025 gene encoding histidine-containing phosphotransfer protein 1 produces the protein MEVGQMQRQWVDYTKSLFLEGFLDGQFLQLQQLQDESNPDFVVEVVSLFFEDSEKLLNDLTRALEQPTVDFKRVDAHVHQFKGSSSSIGAQRVKNACIAFRNFCEEKNTEGCVRCVQQVKHEYYLVKSKLETLFVMEQQIMAAGGSIPMLELNF, from the exons atgGAGGTGGGGCAGATGCAGAGACAGTGGGTTGACTACACAAAATCCTTGTTCCTGGAG GGGTTTCTGGATGGTCAGTTTTTGCAGCTCCAACAGCTGCAGGATGAGAGCAACCCAGATTTTGTTGTTGAAGTGGTGTCTCTTTTCTTTGAAGATTCTGAGAAGCTTCTCAATGATCTCACCAGAGCTCT AGAACAACCAACTGTAGACTTCAAAAGGGTTGATGCCCACGTTCACCAGTTCAAGGGTAGTAGCTCCAG TATTGGTGCTCAGAGAGTTAAAAATGCCTGCATTGCTTTCCGCAATTTCTGCGAGGAAAAGAACACTGAAGG GTGTGTTAGATGTGTTCAACAAGTAAAGCATGAGTACTACCTCGTGAAGAGCAAGCTTGAAACTCTCTTCGTG ATGGAGCAACAAATTATGGCAGCTGGTGGGTCGATTCCTATGTTGGAATTGAATTTCTAA